The Natribaculum luteum genome contains the following window.
CTCGCATACCCGCTTCCGGACGCCCGGAAGCAAGACGCACTTCGACGACGACGTTCTTAAACGCATGGAAGGTAGCGAGAGCTACGTCCGAGCGTACCGATCGCCGATGCCCGCGGCGTCGACGGGGCAATTCTCAAGACGACCGGGCCGAAAGGAATCGATATGAGCGAGTCGGACGTCGGCGTTACTCTCACCGTTCGCGCTGCCGAGAAGCGCGACGCCGGCCGCGGCGTCGCCCGCATTCCCGAGATGGCACGGCGAAAGCTGGGCGTTCTCAGCGGCGACACCGTCGTCATCGAGGGCGAAGAGAGCACCGTCGCCAAGATGTGGCCCGCAGATCCTACCGTCCCGGAAAACGTCGTCCAGATCGACGGCGACACTCGAGCGAACGCTGGCGTTCACGTCGACGACACCGTCACCGTCCGCGCCAAAGATCAGTCCGCGATCCAGGAGGCGAAGACGGTGACGCTGTCGCCACCGCCGTCGCTGTCGGCGGCGGAGGCGCGACTCGCCGAACGCGTCGCGAATCAGAAGCTCCGGAACCGGCCGATCCGCGCGGGCGAACAGATTCGGATCGAGGGCGTCGCCCCGGAGCCGTTTACCGTCCTCGAGACCGACCCGACGGGTGACGTTCGCATCACTGGGTCGACGACAGTCGACGTCACCGGCACCGAACGGGCTGGCGAACGTGCAGGGAGCGACTCGAGTTCGAGTGTGTCCCCGTCGGTCAGCCGGAACGTCGACGCCGAGGGCGACGCGACGACGTCGGGCGTCACCTACGAGGACATCGGCGGCTTAGACGAGGAACTCGAACTCGTCCGGGAGATGATCGAACTGCCGCTGTCGGAGCCCGAACTGTTCCAGCGGCTGGGGATCGATCCGCCTTCTGGCGTCTTGCTCTACGGCCCGCCGGGAACTGGAAAGACGCTGATCGCCCGCGCGGTCGCGAACGAGGTCGATGCGCACTTCGTCTCCGTCTCCGGGCCGGAGATCATGTCGAAGTACAAAGGCGAGAGCGAAGAACGGCTCCGCGAGAAGTTCCAGGAGGCAAGCGAGAATGCGCCGTCGATCCTCTTTTTCGACGAGATCGACTCGATCGCGAGCACTCGAGACGACGACGGCGACGCCGAGAGCCGTGTCGTCGGGCAACTCTTGACTCTGATGGACGGACTGGACGCTCGCGGCGAGGTGATCGTCATCGGGGCGACGAACCGCGTCGACACGCTGGATCCGGCGCTGCGTCGGGGTGGCCGGTTCGATCGGGAGATCCAGATCGGCGTCCCCGACGAACGAGGCCGACTCGAGATTCTGCAGGTTCACACCCGCGGCATGCCACTGGCCGACGACGTCTCGACCGAGAAACTCGCCGCCCGGACGCACGGATTCGTCGGGGCGGATCTCGACGCGGTCGCGAGCGAGGCGGCGATGGCTGCGATCCGGCGGCGACCGACCGACGCCGAGGACCGGGCCGCGTGGAACCGCGATCCCGAGGTGACGAAAGCCGACTTCGACGCGGCGCTCGCGTCGGTCGAGCCCTCGGCGATGCGCGAGTACGTCGCCGAGTCCCCGGAGACGGACTTTTCTGACGTCGGCGGTCTCGAAGAGGCGAAATCGACCCTCCGCGAATCGGTCGAATGGCCTCTGACCTACGATCGGCTGTTCGAGCGGACGAATACGAACCCGCCCTCGGGCGTCTTGCTCTACGGCCCGCCAGGGACCGGCAAGACCCTGCTCGCACGCGCGCTGGCTGGCGAGACGGACGTGAACTTCGTCCACGTCGACGGACCCGAGATCGTCGACCGCTACGTCGGCGAGTCCGAGAAGGCGATCCGGAAGGTGTTCGAGCGGGCCCGACAGGCCGCCCCGTCGATCGTCTTCTTCGACGAGATCGACGCCATCGCGGCCGCACGCGGCGAGAGCCACGAGGTGACCGAACGGGTCGTCTCGCAACTGCTGACGGAACTCGACGGGATGAGCGAGAACCCCAACCTCGTCGTCCTCGCGGCGACCAACCGAAAGGAACACATCGATCCCGCACTCCTCCGACCGGGGCGACTCGATACCCACGTCCTCGTTCCCGAACCCGACGCCGACGCGCGAACGAAGATTCTCGAGGTCCACACGCGTGGCAAACCGCTGGCCGACGACGTCGACCTCGCCGACCTCGCGGCCGACCTCGAGGGGTACACCGGGGCGGACGTCCAGGCGCTTGTCCGGGACGCATCGATGCAGGCGATCCGCGAGGTCGCGAGCGAGTACGGCCCCGAGGAGGCGAACGACCGGGCCGACGAGGTCGTCGTCGAGCGAAGCCACCTCGAGGCCGCCCGGGAGGCGATCGACGCGAGTCGCTGAGCGACGTCCCGTCTGGACCGGTCGGCTCTCGGGACTGTCCGGTTCGACGTAAACGCCATATTTTTCCCTGGCCGACGAGGGTCCGGCATGGGACGAATTGCCCGACTAGTGGGCGTCGTGGGTGGACTCGTGGCGCTGTGGATCGGCTGGGGGCTGTACGTCAGGGAGACGACCGAACGGATCGAGTACACGACGCTACGGACGCTCGACGGCGTCGAGATCAGGCGCTATCCCGCGGCGATTCTCGCGGAGACGACCGCGCCGGACTCGCGGACGGCGTTCGGACGACTCTACCAGTACATTACGGGGACGAACGCCCAGCGATCCGAAATCGAGATGACGGCCCCAGTTCGCACGGAGAGCGCCCGCATCGCGATGACCACGCCTGTTCGCTCGAGTTCGGCAGACGACGGCGTGACCATGGGCTTTTACCTTCCACAGGAGTACGACGGCGAGTCGGCACCCGTCCCGACCGATCCGTCGGTCGACCTGGTTCTCGAGGAGCCAAAGACCGTCGCGGTCCGGCCGTTCTCGTGGTACGCGACCGACGAGCGCGTCGAGCGGTACGAGCGCGACCTCCTCGAGACGCTCGCGGCCCACGACCTCGAGCCGGCAGCCGAGCCGTTCGTGTTGCAGTACAACGACCCGTTCACGCCGCCGTTCTTGCGGCGAAACGAGGTCGGGGTCGTCCTCGAGTGATACTACTGAACAACAGTCAGTACACACCTGATCGCGACTCGACGGCTGTCGCCACGCCGACAGCGTCTCACGTGCGATCAGTGTGTGACCCGTTTCGTCCAGCAGTATGAGCTACCGGTACCAGTCGACGCTCGTCGCCCTGTGGCGGGCGTCGTAGGCGTCGAGCCCTTCCCCGAGGAGCCAGCGAAGGCGGAGGTCGTCGTACAGCGTCGAGTGGGTGTAATCGACGAACGTCACGGGGACGACGAGCGCGCCGTCTTCACGGATCGCGCTCGCGACGATCGTGTAGACGTGTTTGTGTCGGTCGTCTTTGACGTAGCCCGCGAAGACCGGCGTGGTCTGCTCCGTGGCGTGGACGGCCTGGAGTGCGTCGACGGACCGACGGGTGAGCTCGTAACAGAACAGGCCGGTGTTCCCGCCGTCGGTGATCGACGCGAAGTCGGTCGACGACTCGAAGTACTGGCGGAGATCGCGCAACCCGAAGATGACGTTGTCCTCGACCGACCCGGCGGCGTACCGCGGCACGTCGTAGAACGTGTGCTCGCGAAAGCCGTCGACGAGCCCTTCGACGATCGCTTCCGGATCGGTCGGATCGGCGTTCGCGAACCCCTCGATCAGTGTCGCGTTCACGGAGCGCCGGCCCCGAAGCGCCGACACGGTGTAAGGGCGATCCTCGCTCGCGGCGACGAGATCGAAAAAGTCGGGGTAGCTGTCGTAGCGAAACTGTACGTCGCCCGCCTCGAGCGCCCCCAGGTCAGCGACCAGTTGCTCGAGCGGGCCGTCGGCGAGGCCAAGGTCCTCGTCGACTGCGGCGGCGTCTTCGGGGTCGGCCGTCGACGGGTCGAACGACGCGATCGGCTCGTCGCCATCGCCGTCACCGTCGCGGACCGAGACGACGCCGTCGTCCTGTGTAATCCGGTAGCCGTCGACCGTCGCGACGCGCTCGCCGGAGGGATACAGCCGCTCGGCGACGAGCGGATCGAGGTCCTGCCGTTGCAGGTTCGTTCCCGTCAGTCGGTCGTAGCCGAGAAAGACGTTGTCGACCGCCTTCCCGCCGCCGATGACGGCGCCGCCACCGGCGGCGGCCGCGAGCAGTTGTCGACGCGTCAGGTCCACGAACGTTCACCGTCGTCCGATTTATCGTCGTCGCTCAAATCCGTTTCGTCAGATACGTCCTCGAGATCGCCCTCCTCATCGTCCCCGAGTACGGAGTCGACCGCGAACCCGGCGTCTTCCTCGAGGACGATGGTCTCGCCCGCCGTTACCTTCTCGCCCAGTTCGACGGCGACGTCCTCGCGGTCGACGGCGGGCGGAAAGAGCACGTCGACGCGACTCCCGAAGGCGATGTGGCCGAGCCGCTCGCCCCGCTCGAGGTCGTCTCCGGGTTCGACGTAGGGGTGAATGCGGCGGGCGAACGCGCCGGCGATGAGCGTCACCTCGTGGTCGTCGTCCTCGTCGCCGGCGAACTGAACGCGAACCTTCTCGTTTCGATCCGAATCCTTCGAGAACGCCGGTCTGTGCGCACCCGGCGAGTGGTCGACCGCCTCGACGGTGCCGCCGAACGGTGCCCGGACGACGTGGACGTTCCAGACGTTCATGAAGACGCCCAGACGGACCCGATCGCCCTCCTCTCTGATGACCGAAACTTTGCCGTCGGCGGGCGAGACGGTCCCCGCCGGCGGCGGAGAGCGTTCCGGATCACGAAAGAACGCGAGCGTCGCGACGCCCAGCGCAAGCGTCAGGACGCTCGCGGTCACGCTGAAGACGAACGCGAACGGCGCGGCGAGCAGGGGGAAAACGGCGTACCGCCACGCCCCGGGTGCAAAGTTCATGCTGAGGCAATCGGACCGGAGTGGTTTGGCAGTTACGGGATTGGCGTCGACGACCGCGCTCCCGTCCCGTCGCCAACCGCCGTCCCGCTGTAAGAGTTCACTATCGTGACTCTCTTCGAAACTGATCAGCTCTATTTGCCGGCTACCGACGATCCGCCGACGGTAGTACCGTCCTTTTCCAGCGAGATACGGACCTCGAGCACGTGTCGGCTGCCGGACGAAATCGCGTAGAGGGCGGCCATGGATCGATTATGACCCCGTTCGGTCACGATCGTTCAATTCGTTGTCGTCCGAACCGTCACGGAAATCGAACAGTCAGCTGTACGTTCGAATTTCGACCTGCCTGTAGCGGCGTCGAACGATCACGACTGACGAAGCTCAAGCGTCGCTGACGGTGTCACGGCGAGTACCGTCCTGAAAACACAGCAGTCGGCGACGAAGACGGTCTGCGGACGATCACAGTGTGGATATCGACGACGAGACGGGAAGCGTTCAGCCACGACGGTAAACGACTGCATGGTCGACGATAAGGTAGACAGAAACAATGGGTCGTCGTGCCGTCCGCTGGATCGAGTTGAGTCCGTAAGGATGATCCACCGCTCACTTCGGAACACGTTCTCGTCGACTGCAGGGACGAGCGACGAGGACGACTCGACGGCAGCAGTTCGTCTCGCCGACGTCACCCACGAGTACGGCTCGAGTGGCCGACGATTTCGCTCGAGCGGCGAGCGATCGGTGACCGCACTCCGGGGAGTCTCCTTCGAGGTGCGGGCGGGTGACGTCGTCGGCCTCTCCGGACCGAGCGGGAGCGGCAAGTCGACGATCCTCCACGCTGTCGCCGGCCTCCTAGTGCCGACCGACGGCACCGTCGAACTGCTCGGGACCGACGTCACCGCTCTCTCCGACCGGGAGCGAGCGCGACTGCGACGTCGCCACGTGGGCATCGTCTTCCAGCGCTTTCACCTGCTCCCGTCGCTGTCGGCCCGCGCGAACGTCGCGTTGCCGCTCGTCCAGGCGGGCATCCCGCGATCCAGACGGCGCGAGCGCGCGACCACGCTGCTCGAGCAGGTGGGACTCGGCGATCGCGTCACCCACCTCCCCGGCGAGCTCAGCGGCGGCGAGTGCCAGCGCGTCGCGATCGCCCGGGCGCTGGCGACGGACCCGGACGTGATCGTCGCCGACGAGCCGACGGGTGAACTCGACACGGCGACCGGCGCGGACGTCCTCGAGGTGTTGACCGACGTCGGCCGCGACCGGGCGGTGCTGGTGGCGTCCCACGACGCCGCGACGCTGGCCGTCGCCAATCGAGTGGTCTCGCTTCGCGACGGAACGGTGGTCGACGATGAGCGGTGACGACGGCGGGCGACGGCGAACGCGGTGGGCCGGCCTCGTCGGCCTCTCGACCACCAGGCTGTGGAAACGCGCGACGCGGACCACGGCGGGTCGCGTCGCGGCGACGACCGGCGCGGTCGCGCTGACGATCGCGCTCTTGCTGGTCGTCACCGGGATCGCCCTGGCGCTTGCCGGCGGGGGTGCCGTGGCCACGGACGACGCTGCCGTCCGAGTCGCGCCCGAAGAGAGCGGGACGCTGTCGGCCGTCGACGGCGTCGAGGGCCCGCGACTCGGTTCGACCAACGAACGGGCCGCGGCGATCCGCTCGCAAGCGGACGTCGAGCACGCCTCGCCCGTCCTCGTCGAGACGGTGCAACTCGAGACGGCAGATGGCGACACGGCCCACGTCCTCGTCGTCGGCGTCGTCTCCGACGAGAGGCCACGAACCGTCGCGGGGCTGTCGACGGACTCCCTCGAGTCGGGCGACCCCCACTACGCCGAGGGATCGTACGACGGGCCCCGAACCGGCGAACTCGTCCTCTCCCGTGACGCGGCCGAACGGCTCGGCGCGTCGACCAGCGACGAACTCGCTGCCTCGAGCGTGCGGACGAGCGACGACGCACCGTCGTTCACCGTGACGGCCGTCGACGCCGCGGCGGACGGACGCGACGCCGACGTGCCGGTCGCGCTCGTCCACCTCAGCGAACTCCAGTCCCTGTCGGGCGGTGACGACGGCGAACTGGCCGACTGGGTACTGGTGTGGGGCGAGGCCGGCGCGGCCGAGTCGGCCGCCGTCGACGCGTATCCGGACGCGGCGGTCGCGTCCGAGCGCGGCGTCGATCCAGCGGCGCTGTTCGACGACGGACTCGCGTTCGCGACGAGCGCGATCGCGCTGCTCGTCGGCGTGACGATCTGTGCGTCGTTCGTCGCGACGACCATGGGGATGACCGTCGACGAGGATCGCCGAACGCTCGCCGTCCTCGAGGCTGTCGGGTTCCCGACGCACAGCCGGCTCGCGGTCGTCGCGATTTCGACGCTTGTCACGACGCTGTGTGGCGCACTCCTGGGCGTTGGGCTCGGCGTCGCGGGAATCGCCGCCGTCAACGCCGTCGCCGGTGCAACGGTTGCCCCGGGAACCGTCGCGGTCGCCCACCCCCTGTTCGTACCGTACGCCATCGTCGTCGCGCTGCTGTCCGGACTGGTGGCCGTCCCCTACCCGCTCGCGGTCGCTGCCCGGACGACCATCCTGGAGGAGGTGAGCCGATGAGCGTTCGCGGAGCGGCCGCTCGAGCGAACGCCGTCGTCGGACTCGCGCTCGCACAGCTTCGTCGATCGCCCGGTCGGACCGTCCTCACCACGCTCGCGGTCGCGCTGGCGGTGCTCTCGGTGACGCTGCTCGCGAGCCTCGGCGTCGGCGTCGTCGAGATGGGCGAGGAGGGGTTAGATCGGGCGAACCGGGATATCTGGATCACGAACGACCCGATCGACCCGTCCTCGAGCGGCACGGAGAACCCGATCGTCGGCGCACACGAGATCTCGGCGGACCTCACCGCCCGCGCCGACGTCCGCACCGCCTCGCCGATCGCGATGCACGACGTCTACGTCGGCACCGATCCCTCGGAACTCGAGCGCGTGCCCGCCGTCGGCGTCCAGCAAACCCACGACGGGTTCGACTTCGAGGCGGGCCGCGGGTTCGAACCCGAGGGAGATCCCTACGTCCGCGAACCCACCGACGAACCAACGCGGGAGGAGATCGTGATCGATCCCCGACTCGCCGACGACCTCGGCGTCTCGGTCGGCGAGACGATCTACGTCGGCACCAGCCGGGAGACGGCCCGATACGAGTTCACCGTCGTCGGCACCTCCTCGTACTACTCGACGTACCTGGGCTCGCCCGCGGTGACGGTTCCGCTCGCGGACCTCCAGGCGGTCGCCGGAACGTCGGGCACGGACCGGGCGACGTTCATCACTGCCGACGTCGCGGAGGGAGCAGACCGGGACGCCGTCAGGGACGACCTCGCCGCGGAGTACCCGCAGTACGACGTCCGCACCAGCGACGAACAACTCGAGTCGATGTTCCAGGAACGAACGCTCGTGCTCGCGAGCGGCGTGACGCTCGTCGGCCTGGCGGTAGTCGGCGGCGTGGTCCTCACGATCAACCTGTTCGCGCTCGTGGCCTACCAGCAGCGAGACGAACTCGCGGCGCTGCGTGCCATCGGCCTCTCCAGGCGGGTGCTCGCGGGGACGATCGGCGTCCAGGGACTCCTCATCGGACTCGTGGGCGGCGTCGTCGGTGTCGCGGCCACACCGCCGA
Protein-coding sequences here:
- a CDS encoding CDC48 family AAA ATPase is translated as MSESDVGVTLTVRAAEKRDAGRGVARIPEMARRKLGVLSGDTVVIEGEESTVAKMWPADPTVPENVVQIDGDTRANAGVHVDDTVTVRAKDQSAIQEAKTVTLSPPPSLSAAEARLAERVANQKLRNRPIRAGEQIRIEGVAPEPFTVLETDPTGDVRITGSTTVDVTGTERAGERAGSDSSSSVSPSVSRNVDAEGDATTSGVTYEDIGGLDEELELVREMIELPLSEPELFQRLGIDPPSGVLLYGPPGTGKTLIARAVANEVDAHFVSVSGPEIMSKYKGESEERLREKFQEASENAPSILFFDEIDSIASTRDDDGDAESRVVGQLLTLMDGLDARGEVIVIGATNRVDTLDPALRRGGRFDREIQIGVPDERGRLEILQVHTRGMPLADDVSTEKLAARTHGFVGADLDAVASEAAMAAIRRRPTDAEDRAAWNRDPEVTKADFDAALASVEPSAMREYVAESPETDFSDVGGLEEAKSTLRESVEWPLTYDRLFERTNTNPPSGVLLYGPPGTGKTLLARALAGETDVNFVHVDGPEIVDRYVGESEKAIRKVFERARQAAPSIVFFDEIDAIAAARGESHEVTERVVSQLLTELDGMSENPNLVVLAATNRKEHIDPALLRPGRLDTHVLVPEPDADARTKILEVHTRGKPLADDVDLADLAADLEGYTGADVQALVRDASMQAIREVASEYGPEEANDRADEVVVERSHLEAAREAIDASR
- a CDS encoding SOUL family heme-binding protein, coding for MGRIARLVGVVGGLVALWIGWGLYVRETTERIEYTTLRTLDGVEIRRYPAAILAETTAPDSRTAFGRLYQYITGTNAQRSEIEMTAPVRTESARIAMTTPVRSSSADDGVTMGFYLPQEYDGESAPVPTDPSVDLVLEEPKTVAVRPFSWYATDERVERYERDLLETLAAHDLEPAAEPFVLQYNDPFTPPFLRRNEVGVVLE
- a CDS encoding protein sorting system archaetidylserine decarboxylase is translated as MNFAPGAWRYAVFPLLAAPFAFVFSVTASVLTLALGVATLAFFRDPERSPPPAGTVSPADGKVSVIREEGDRVRLGVFMNVWNVHVVRAPFGGTVEAVDHSPGAHRPAFSKDSDRNEKVRVQFAGDEDDDHEVTLIAGAFARRIHPYVEPGDDLERGERLGHIAFGSRVDVLFPPAVDREDVAVELGEKVTAGETIVLEEDAGFAVDSVLGDDEEGDLEDVSDETDLSDDDKSDDGERSWT
- a CDS encoding ABC transporter ATP-binding protein produces the protein MIHRSLRNTFSSTAGTSDEDDSTAAVRLADVTHEYGSSGRRFRSSGERSVTALRGVSFEVRAGDVVGLSGPSGSGKSTILHAVAGLLVPTDGTVELLGTDVTALSDRERARLRRRHVGIVFQRFHLLPSLSARANVALPLVQAGIPRSRRRERATTLLEQVGLGDRVTHLPGELSGGECQRVAIARALATDPDVIVADEPTGELDTATGADVLEVLTDVGRDRAVLVASHDAATLAVANRVVSLRDGTVVDDER
- a CDS encoding ABC transporter permease; the encoded protein is MSGDDGGRRRTRWAGLVGLSTTRLWKRATRTTAGRVAATTGAVALTIALLLVVTGIALALAGGGAVATDDAAVRVAPEESGTLSAVDGVEGPRLGSTNERAAAIRSQADVEHASPVLVETVQLETADGDTAHVLVVGVVSDERPRTVAGLSTDSLESGDPHYAEGSYDGPRTGELVLSRDAAERLGASTSDELAASSVRTSDDAPSFTVTAVDAAADGRDADVPVALVHLSELQSLSGGDDGELADWVLVWGEAGAAESAAVDAYPDAAVASERGVDPAALFDDGLAFATSAIALLVGVTICASFVATTMGMTVDEDRRTLAVLEAVGFPTHSRLAVVAISTLVTTLCGALLGVGLGVAGIAAVNAVAGATVAPGTVAVAHPLFVPYAIVVALLSGLVAVPYPLAVAARTTILEEVSR
- a CDS encoding ABC transporter permease codes for the protein MSVRGAAARANAVVGLALAQLRRSPGRTVLTTLAVALAVLSVTLLASLGVGVVEMGEEGLDRANRDIWITNDPIDPSSSGTENPIVGAHEISADLTARADVRTASPIAMHDVYVGTDPSELERVPAVGVQQTHDGFDFEAGRGFEPEGDPYVREPTDEPTREEIVIDPRLADDLGVSVGETIYVGTSRETARYEFTVVGTSSYYSTYLGSPAVTVPLADLQAVAGTSGTDRATFITADVAEGADRDAVRDDLAAEYPQYDVRTSDEQLESMFQERTLVLASGVTLVGLAVVGGVVLTINLFALVAYQQRDELAALRAIGLSRRVLAGTIGVQGLLIGLVGGVVGVAATPPIAAGLNRFATSVVGFERLLRTPLEVYVAGFALALCVGTVVAVVTGWRASRYASIEHLEA